The following proteins are co-located in the Macaca thibetana thibetana isolate TM-01 chromosome 6, ASM2454274v1, whole genome shotgun sequence genome:
- the NKX2-5 gene encoding homeobox protein Nkx-2.5 isoform X1 has translation MFPSPALTPTPFSVKDILNLEQQQRSLAAAGELSARLEATLAPSSCMLATFKPEAYAGPEAAAPGLPELRAELGPAPSPAKCASAFPAAPAFYPRAYSDPDPAKDPRAEKKELCALQKVVELEKPEADNAERPRARRRRKPRVLFSQAQVYELERRFKQQRYLSAPERDQLASVLKLTSTQVKIWFQNRRYKCKRQRQDQTLELVGLPPPPPPPARRIAVPVLVRDGKPCLGDSAPYAPAYGVGLNAYGYNAYPAYPGYGGAACSPGYSCTAAYPTGPSPAQPATAAANNNFVNFGVGDLNAVQSPGIPQSNSGVSTLHGIRAW, from the exons ATGTTCCCCAGCCCTGCGCTCACGCCCACGCCCTTCTCAGTCAAAGACATCCTGAACCTGGAGCAGCAGCAGCGCAGCCTGGCCGCCGCCGGAGAACTCTCTGCGCGCCTGGAGGCCACCCTGGCGCCCTCCTCCTGCATGCTGGCCACCTTCAAGCCAGAGGCCTACGCCGGGCCCGAGGCGGCTGCGCCGGGCCTCCCAGAGCTGCGCGCAGAGTTGGGCCCCGCGCCTTCACCCGCCAAGTGTGCGTCTGCCTTTCCCGCCGCCCCCGCCTTCTATCCGCGTGCCTACAGCGACCCCGACCCAGCCAAGGACCCTCGAGCCGAAAAGAAAG AGCTGTGCGCGCTGCAGAAGGTGGTGGAGCTGGAGAAGCCAGAGGCGGACAACGCGGAGCGGCCCCGGGCGAGACGGCGGAGGAAGCCGCGCGTGCTCTTCTCGCAGGCGCAGGTCTACGAGCTGGAGCGGCGCTTCAAGCAGCAGCGGTACCTGTCGGCCCCCGAACGCGACCAGCTGGCCAGCGTGTTGAAACTCACGTCCACGCAGGTCAAGATCTGGTTCCAGAACCGGCGCTACAAGTGCAAGCGGCAGCGGCAGGACCAGACTCTGGAGCTGGTGGGGctgcccccgccgccgccgccgcctgccCGCAGGATCGCCGTGCCAGTGCTGGTGCGCGATGGCAAACCATGCTTAGGGGACTCGGCACCCTACGCGCCTGCCTACGGCGTGGGCCTCAATGCCTACGGCTATAACGCCTACCCCGCCTATCCGGGTTACGGCGGCGCGGCCTGCAGCCCTGGCTACAGCTGCACCGCCGCTTACCCCACCGGGCCTTCTCCAGCGCAGCCGGCCACTGCCGCCGCCAACAACAACTTCGTGAACTTCGGTGTCGGGGACTTGAATGCGGTTCAGAGCCCCGGGATTCCGCAGAGCAACTCGGGAGTGTCCACGCTGCATGGTATCCGAGCCTGGTAG
- the NKX2-5 gene encoding homeobox protein Nkx-2.5 isoform X2, translated as MFPSPALTPTPFSVKDILNLEQQQRSLAAAGELSARLEATLAPSSCMLATFKPEAYAGPEAAAPGLPELRAELGPAPSPAKCASAFPAAPAFYPRAYSDPDPAKDPRAEKKA; from the exons ATGTTCCCCAGCCCTGCGCTCACGCCCACGCCCTTCTCAGTCAAAGACATCCTGAACCTGGAGCAGCAGCAGCGCAGCCTGGCCGCCGCCGGAGAACTCTCTGCGCGCCTGGAGGCCACCCTGGCGCCCTCCTCCTGCATGCTGGCCACCTTCAAGCCAGAGGCCTACGCCGGGCCCGAGGCGGCTGCGCCGGGCCTCCCAGAGCTGCGCGCAGAGTTGGGCCCCGCGCCTTCACCCGCCAAGTGTGCGTCTGCCTTTCCCGCCGCCCCCGCCTTCTATCCGCGTGCCTACAGCGACCCCGACCCAGCCAAGGACCCTCGAGCCGAAAAGAAAG cctGA